From a region of the Actinomycetes bacterium genome:
- a CDS encoding SDR family oxidoreductase has product MKKTALVTGGAGFIGSHICDYLLERDFRVICMDNLITGSLENIEHIRREDFLFINHDITEFIDIKEDIDLIFHFASPASPIDYLQLPIQTLKVGALGTHNILGLAKVKRAKIILASTSEVYGDPKIHPQTEEYWGNVNPVGPRGVYDEAKRFAEAMLMAYHRQQGVDTYIVRIFNTYGPRMRKNDGRAIPNFISQCLEGKNITVYGDGRQSRSFCYISDMVEGIYRLINSNYHLPVNIGNPEEMTILELAREIKSMTNSKSEIVFQDLPEDDPMVRKPDISKVRKILKWEPKVEFEKGIVETIKWFQGK; this is encoded by the coding sequence ATGAAAAAAACTGCTTTGGTTACCGGAGGGGCGGGTTTTATAGGCAGCCATATATGTGACTATTTGCTGGAAAGGGATTTTAGAGTCATATGTATGGATAATCTGATTACTGGCTCTTTGGAGAATATTGAACATATAAGAAGAGAGGATTTTTTATTTATAAATCATGATATAACAGAATTTATAGATATCAAGGAAGATATAGATTTAATTTTTCATTTTGCCTCTCCTGCAAGTCCTATTGATTACCTGCAATTGCCTATACAGACTTTGAAAGTTGGGGCATTGGGTACCCATAATATATTGGGACTGGCCAAGGTTAAGAGGGCAAAGATTATACTTGCCTCCACCTCTGAGGTTTATGGGGATCCAAAGATACATCCTCAAACAGAAGAGTATTGGGGAAATGTTAATCCTGTAGGACCCAGAGGTGTATATGATGAAGCCAAGAGATTTGCTGAAGCCATGCTTATGGCATACCACAGGCAGCAAGGTGTAGATACCTATATTGTGAGGATATTTAATACATATGGACCCAGGATGAGGAAAAATGATGGAAGGGCTATACCTAATTTTATAAGCCAGTGCTTGGAAGGGAAAAACATTACTGTTTATGGAGATGGCAGGCAGAGCAGGAGCTTCTGTTATATTTCAGATATGGTGGAGGGCATATATAGGTTAATAAACTCTAATTATCATTTGCCTGTAAATATAGGCAATCCTGAGGAGATGACTATTCTTGAATTGGCTAGAGAAATTAAGTCTATGACTAACAGTAAAAGCGAGATTGTATTTCAGGATCTTCCCGAAGATGACCCAATGGTTAGGAAACCTGATATTTCTAAGGTAAGAAAAATTTTGAAGTGGGAGCCTAAGGTAGAGTTTGAGAAGGGCATAGTCGAAACCATTAAATGGTTTCAGGGTAAATGA